Within the Corallococcus exiguus genome, the region GGCGGCGAAGAACGCCTGCTTCTGGCGGCGGGTGTCGGCCTGGCTGTCGGCCTCGCGGCCCACCACGCTGTAGCTGAGCATCACCGCCATCGTCACCAGCGTGACCACGCCCAGTGCGAGCAGGAGCGTGAAGCCACGGGACTGACGGCGGGGGGTTGGGCGACGCACCATCGGAGGCTCCTTCACGCACCTCTGGGGGGAGGTACGGCTTGGGAGCCTCAGAACAGCAAGCTTCGTGCCGGGAATTCCAACACTCAACCGGCCGGAATAAGGGATGTCCGCGATCCGGGGGGGTGCCGTGTGACGTCAGGGGGCTGCGCAAACTTTGCGAGCCCCCTCATTCTTGCGAGGTAGCCCGGCGTCAGCGGTGGCCGCCGCGCACGGCGGCGCGCAGGCGGAGCATGTCGTCCAGGACGCCGGGATCCACCAGTTCCAGGGCGGCCTTCTGGGAGAGGGCGCGGGTCTGCCGGCGGTACTCCTCTTCATCCTCCTCGCCGCCGCCCTTGCCACCGTCGCTGCCGCCCTTGCCACCGCCCTTGCCGTCTCCGCCCTTGGGCATCAGCGCGACCGGCTGGGAGATGCCCGGCTCCAGGCGGGGGAAGGCATTGGCGTCGGCGCGCACCGACGTGAAGAGGCTGACCATGGACAGGCAGAACACGATGGCGACGGTGAGGGTCTTCATGGCGGCTCCAATTCTCCCAATCCCCACGACGCCCGGACGCGAAGGGTTATTCACGAGCGCTACTCCTTCGCCTCGGCCTTGAAGGTGCGGATGTATCCCACCAGGGCGTCCATCTGCTCCGGGGTGAGCCGGTCCTTGTAGGCCTTCATCTTGGGGTTGTGGGACGAGCCGTTGGCGATGACCTTGCGCAGTTCGGCGTCCGACTCCCTCTTCTGCCAGGAGGCCCGGCTCATGTCGGGGATGGACTCCTTCTGGCCCATGCGCGTCTGGGCGCGGCCGTCCGGGCCGTGGCAGTTCTTGCAGCTCTTGTCCCAGAGGGCGGCGGCGTCCTCGGCGTGGGCGAGGGCCGGGGCGCACAGCAGCAGGAGGGTGGACAGCAGGAACCACCGCGAGGTCATGCACGGTCTCCGAGCGAGGGGGAGGCCAGTATAGCCACGCGCTCAGGAGCCGGCTTGGGGCCAGAAGGGCGCGGTGGGGCGGCCGGGGGGCTGGAGCCAGACGGACTCCAGGAAGCGCACCGCGTTCTGATCCGCCCGGTCGTTCCGGGTGAACACCGCCTGCGCGCTCGCGAGCACCGCCAGTGTGGCGAGCCCCGCCACCCAGACCGCCGGCGGAGGCGCGCGTCCGGCCGCGTCCCGGCCCAGCGCCCCGAAGACGGACGCCGCCACGGTGACGAGCGCCGCGAACAGCACCGCGCCGGCCAGGGACGTGGGCAGGCCCAGCCAGGCGAGCAGGTTGGGCGGGTGGTAGCCGTCCAGCATGAGCGGCCGGGCCAGCGCGAGCACGGGGGTGGAGACGTCGTCGGGGATGTAGTTGACGAAGGTGGCCAGGCCCGTGATGAGCACGGACGCCGCGCACAGCATGGCTGCGATGCCGGACAGCACCGGCCTGCCGGCGCCGCGCAGCCGCTCCAGCACCAGACCCGCGGGCAGCAGCAGGAAGGGCACCAGCCCCGTGAGGTGCCGGGGGCCCGTCGTCCAGCCCCACGAGTCGTAGGTGAACGACGAGGTGAAGTACGTGTAGCCGGCGAGCGTGGCCGCGGACATCCAGAAGAGGGCGCGTCCTTCCGCGGAGGTCCGGCCCAGGCGCTTGAGCAGCACGAGCCCGGGCAGCGCGAGCAGCAGGAACGGCGACAGGGTGAAGAGGCCCCGGAGCGGAGAGAAGAACGACAGCGCGAAGGCGCGCGGATCCGGCGTGCGGATGCCCAGGAAGCCGCCCAGGTGCCACGGCTGGTAGGCCGCGTCGTTGAGGTGCTTGTAGCCCGTCTCCAGCGGGTGCCCGAAGGTGGCCTGGTGGTAGAGCCCCAGCGCCACGATGAAGGGCAGCGCGCCCAGCACGGCGAGCCCCGTGGCCCGGCCCAGCTTCTTCAGCCGCGCGGCCCACGGCTCCGGCGTGCCCAGCACGGTGAGGACGGCGTAGAGGATGAGGCCCAGCACGCCCAGCGCGCCGGTGTACTCAGCGGCGACGGTGGCGCCCGCGCACGCGCCGGCCACGGCGTAGCCACGCTCGCGCCACTCGCCGCGCGACAGCTTCCAGAGCGCGTAGAAGCCCGCGAAGAGCAGCACCGCCGTCGTCTGGTGGCTCATGAAGAGCAGCGAGTAGCTGAACGCGAGCGAGCCCAGCGCGTACGTCACCGTGACGCCGTCCGCGACGACGGGCGACAGGAACGCGCGCAGGAAGCGGCGGACCAGCCACAGCAGTCCCAGCGTGGGCAGCACCGTGAGGAAGAGGCGGCTGAAGAAGACGAGCGGCACCTCCGGCACGGCGTAGCGGTGACTGCCGCCCAGCATCCTCAGGCCCGCGTACACGGGCACCGCGGCGAAGGACAAGAGCGGC harbors:
- a CDS encoding c-type cytochrome; translation: MTSRWFLLSTLLLLCAPALAHAEDAAALWDKSCKNCHGPDGRAQTRMGQKESIPDMSRASWQKRESDAELRKVIANGSSHNPKMKAYKDRLTPEQMDALVGYIRTFKAEAKE